In a genomic window of Callospermophilus lateralis isolate mCalLat2 chromosome 12, mCalLat2.hap1, whole genome shotgun sequence:
- the LOC143411652 gene encoding coatomer subunit gamma-1, with protein MLKKFDKKDEESGGGSNPFQHLEKRAVLQEAWVFNETPINPGKCAHILTKILYLINPGEHLGTTEATEAFFAMTKLFQSNDPTLRRMCYLTIKEMSCIAEDVIIVTSSLTKDVTGKEDNYRGPAVRALCQITDSTMLQAIERYMKQAIVDKVPSVSSSALVSSLHLLKCSLDVVKRWVNEAQEAASSDNIMVQYHALGLLYHVRKNDRLAVSKMISKFTRHGLKSPFAYCMMIRVARKQLEEEDGSRDSPLFDFIESCLRNKQEMVVYEAASAIVNLPGCSAKELAPAVSVLQLFCSSPKAALRYAAVRTLNKVAMKHPSAVTACNLDLENLVTDSTRSIATLAITTLLKTGSESSIDRLMKQISSFMSEISDEFMVVVVQVISALCQKYPRKHAVLMNFLFTMLREEGGFEYKRAIVDCIISIIEENAESKETGLSHLCEFIEDCEFTVLATRILHLLGQEGPKTNNPSKYIRFIYNRVVLEHEEVRAGAVSALAKFGAQNEEMLPSILVLLKRCVMDDDNEVRDRATFYLNVLEQKQKALNAGYILNGLTVSIPGLERALQQYTLEPSEKPFDLKSVPLATTPTAEQRTETTPIAAVKQPEKVAATRQEIFQEQLAAVPEFQGLGPLFKSSPEPVALTKSETEYVIRCTKHTFTEHMVFQFDCTNTLNDQTLENVTVQMEPTEAYEVLCCVPARSLPYNQPGTCYTLVALPRDEPTAVACTFSCMMKFTVKDCDPTTGETDEEGYEDEYVLEDLEVTVADHIQKVMKVNFEAAWDEVGDEFEKEETFTLSTIKTLEEAVGNIVKFLGMHPCERSDRVPENKNTHALLLAGVFRGGHDILVRSRLLLLDTVTMQVTARSSEELSVDVILASVG; from the coding sequence ATGTTGAAGAAATTCGACAAGAAGGACGAGGAGTCGGGTGGAGGCTCCAACCCTTTCCAGCACCTTGAGAAGAGAGCAGTACTCCAGGAGGCCTGGGTCTTTAACGAAACCCCCATCAACCCTGGGAAATgtgcccacattctcaccaagatCCTCTACCTCATCAACCCGGGGGAGCACCTGGGGACCACCGAGGCCACAGAGGCTTTCTTCGCGATGACCAAACTCTTTCAGTCCAACGATCCCACTCTGCGTCGGATGTGCTACCTGACCATCAAGGAGATGTCCTGCATCGCCGAGGACGTCATCATTGTCACCAGCAGCCTCACCAAAGACGTGACTGGGAAAGAGGACAACTACCGCGGCCCGGCAGTGCGGGCCCTCTGCCAGATCACGGATAGCACCATGCTGCAAGCCATCGAGCGCTACATGAAGCAGGCCATCGTGGACAAGGTGCCCAGCGTCTCCAGCTCTGCCCTGGTGTCCTCCCTGCACCTGCTCAAGTGCAGCTTGGACGTGGTCAAGCGCTGGGTGAATGAGGCCCAGGAGGCGGCGTCCAGTGACAACATCATGGTCCAGTACCACGCGCTGGGGCTGCTGTACCACGTGCGCAAGAATGACCGCCTGGCGGTCAGCAAGATGATCAGCAAGTTCACGCGACACGGCCTCAAGTCACCCTTCGCCTACTGCATGATGATCCGCGTGGCCCGCAAGCAGCTGGAGGAGGAAGACGGCAGTCGGGACAGCCCGCTATTCGACTTCATCGAGAGCTGTCTGCGCAACAAACAGGAGATGGTGGTGTACGAAGCCGCGTCCGCCATTGTCAACTTGCCAGGCTGCAGTGCCAAGGAGCTGGCCCCCGCTGTGTCAGTGCTCCAGCTCTTCTGCAGCTCCCCCAAAGCCGCGCTGCGCTACGCCGCTGTCCGCACCCTCAATAAGGTGGCCATGAAGCACCCGTCAGCTGTGACAGCCTGCAACCTGGACCTGGAGAATCTGGTCACGGACTCAACCCGGAGCATTGCGACACTGGCCATCACTACCCTCCTCAAGACGGGCAGCGAGAGCAGTATCGACCGCCTCATGAAACAGATCTCGTCCTTCATGTCAGAGATCTCGGACGAGTTCATGGTGGTGGTAGTCCAGGTCATCAGCGCTCTGTGTCAGAAGTATCCTCGCAAGCATGCCGTGCTCATGAACTTCCTGTTCACCATGCTGCGGGAGGAGGGTGGCTTCGAGTACAAGCGCGCCATCGTGGACTGCATCATCAGCATCATCGAGGAGAACGCTGAGAGCAAGGAGACCGGGCTGTCCCACCTGTGCGAGTTCATTGAGGACTGCGAGTTCACCGTGCTGGCCACCCGCATCCTGCATCTCCTGGGCCAGGAGGGGCCCAAGACCAACAACCCCTCCAAGTACATCCGCTTCATCTACAACCGGGTGGTCCTGGAGCATGAGGAGGTCCGGGCAGGTGCTGTGAGCGCTCTGGCCAAATTTGGAGCCCAGAACGAAGAGATGTTGCCCAGTATCCTGGTGTTACTGAAGAGGTGTGTCATGGACGACGACAATGAAGTAAGGGACCGAGCCACCTTCTATCTGAATGTCCTAGAGCAGAAGCAGAAGGCCCTGAATGCAGGCTACATCCTGAATGGTCTGACGGTGTCCATCCCTGGTCTGGAGAGGGCTCTGCAGCAGTACACTCTGGAACCTTCGGAAAAACCTTTCGACCTCAAGTCTGTGCCCCTGGCTACCACGCCCACGGCTGAGCAGAGAACAGAGACCACCCCCATCGCAGCTGTCAAACAACCCGAGAAAGTGGCCGCCACCAGGCAGGAGATCTTCCAGGAGCAGTTGGCTGCGGTGCCCGAGTTCCAGGGGCTGGGGCCCCTCTTCAAGTCGTCGCCGGAGCCAGTGGCCCTCACCAAGTCAGAGACGGAATACGTCATCCGCTGCACCAAGCACACCTTCACCGAGCACATGGTGTTCCAGTTTGACTGCACCAACACGCTCAACGACCAGACCCTGGAGAACGTCACCGTGCAGATGGAGCCCACGGAGGCCTACGAGGTGCTGTGCTGCGTGCCCGCCCGGAGCCTGCCCTACAACCAGCCTGGCACCTGCTACACACTGGTGGCCCTGCCCAGGGACGAGCCCACGGCCGTGGCCTGCACGTTCAGCTGCATGATGAAGTTCACTGTCAAGGACTGCGACCCCACCACCGGGGAGACCGACGAAGAAGGCTACGAGGATGAGTATGTGCTGGAAGACCTGGAAGTCACTGTAGCCGATCACATCCAGAAGGTCATGAAAGTAAACTTCGAAGCCGCCTGGGACGAGGTAGGGGATGAGTTTGAGAAAGAGGAAACGTTCACCTTGTCCACCATCAAGACTCTGGAAGAGGCTGTGGGCAACATCGTGAAGTTCTTAGGGATGCATCCCTGCGAGAGGTCCGACAGGGTCCCAGAGAACAAGAATACACATGCGCTGCTCCTGGCAGGCGTGTTCCGGGGCGGTCACGACATCCTCGTGCGCTCGCGACTGCTGCTTTTGGACACAGTGACAATGCAGGTGACAGCCAGAAGTTCAGAGGAGCTGTCAGTGGACGTCATCTTGGCCTCTGTGGGCTAA